The DNA sequence GGGAAAATTAACCAAAATTTTCTTTAAACAGCAATTAAATAATTTTTACTGGATTGCCGCCTGGGCGGCGCTGTTTTCTTTTGTGGTTGCAGCTTTATTAGTGCGACATTTTCTTCAGCCTTTAAAGAATCTTGGCCTTAGTGTAAAGGCCTTACAAAGGGGGGATTTTAATTATCAAATCCCGGTGAAGGGACAGGATGAGTTAGCTGAATTATCAAAAACTTTTAATCATTTAACCAATACGCTTAAGCTGCAAAAAGTCTCTAGAGAGCAATGGATTGCGGATATCTCCCATGAATTACGCACACCTATTGCCGTTTTAGTCAGTGAAATAGAAGCTATTGAGGATGGTATTCGCAAACCTGAGCCTAAATATATTAAATCATTACATGAGCAGGTAATGAATCTCAGTCGCCTTGTTGATGATCTTTATCAATTATCACTTTCTGATGCAGGTGTGCTGACTAAAAATACAGAGCGGGTAAATTTAACCCGGTTGTTAGATAATATTGCAAATCAGAATGAATTACGATTAGCTGAAAAAAATATCCACCTGCAGCGTTGTTACGATTCCAGTAAAGCCACTCTGTTGCAGGCTGATCCTAACGCACTATCGCAGCTCATTTTAAATCTTTTTGAAAATAGTTATCGTTATACTGACCCGGATGGACAGCTTAAGCTTACTTTGTCGCAGCGCCTCAATAGGGTTGAATTGATTATCGAAGACAGTGCACCCGCCGTGCCCGATGATGCTCTGCCAAAACTCTTCGAGCGTTTATTTCGCGTTGATAAATCACGCAGCAGAGCCAATGGAGGCTCTGGTTTAGGTTTATCTATTTGCCAAAATATTGTTAAAGCACAGGGTGGGGAGATTGGTGCAGATCACTCACCTTTAGGCGGCCTTAAAATCAAAATAACCCTCCCTGCCAAGGATATTTAGAAGATGAATTATCAAGATAAAACGATTCTGATTGTTGAAGATGAACCGGCGCTCGCCAGCGTATTATGTGAGTACTTTATACAATCTGGATTTCAAACGCATATTATTGATAATGGATTGGAAGTCATCGACTGGGTTAAAAATTATCAGCCCGATTTGTTGATTCTGGATTTAATGTTACCTGGGCGTAACGGCCTTGATATTTATCGGGAGTTGCGCACTTTCAGTCAGGTACCCGTGGTGATGGCCACCGCAAGGATTGACGAAATTGATCGCCTTTTAGGATTGGAATTGGGGGCAGACGATTACATCTGCAAACCCTACAGTCCCAGAGAGGTGGTGATTAGAGTTAAAAATATTTTACGTCGTTCCAAGGAAGGAAACGGCACACTGCAGGGATATGCTGGATTGCAGATTGATGAACAAAAAATGATGGCTTCGCTTAATCAGCAGACGATTATTTTGACCCCGGCAGAGTTTCGTTTATTGTCAGTTTTTAATAAACATCCGGAACAGGTTTTTAGTCGCGAGCAATTAATGACCCAAATATACTCCGATGGCCGTATTGTAACTGACCGGACGATTGACAGTCATATCAAAAATTTACGTAAAAAAATGCAGGATGTTGCTCCGGAAAGTGAATGTATTAAATCTATTTACGGTATTGGTTACAAATTAACGCTATAGAAAAGGAGCGTTTATTAAAGTGCCTATTATATCCGATGAGTAATACCAAAAGAATTAATGAAGTGATCAATGATTGCGAAGGAAAAATGAGTACTAACAAGGCGTGAGTTGCATTCGATCGTTATTCTCCTTCACAAAATGGTATGGAACGATTTTGAACAGCTTTAGCTGGCCACAAAGTGGAGAAGAACAGGATGTTCTGAATAAGACTCACAACGCAGTTAGGGATAATTTTAACCAGCAAGGGTGATCATCTTTTTAGTGCTTTTGGTATAACATACTGGCTAATTTGCGATTATATAAAAATAGATGATCACGGGGAAATTAAAAAAAGTTTCTTTAAACCACAATTAAATGATTTTTACTGGGTGATAGCGCCCAATAGTTTGTATTAATGAAGAAAATTAATATACTAAGCGCATTAATTTTTTTACAGCCAAGGGAGTGTTATATGACAAAACAGAAAATAGTGTTAATCACAGGTGCATCCAGCGGTATCGGTAAAGCCACAGCCAAAACGTTAGTCAAAAGTGGACATAAGGTAATACTGACCGCCCGCAGACAAGAAAAATTGGATAAACTGGTAGCAATGCTAGGGGAAGATAACGCTCTGGCTGTTGCCGCCGATGCCACCCAATTTGATGCATTAGAAAAGGTAGTAAAAGCTGGCATCAACAAGTTTGGCAGACTGGATGTGGCCTTCGCTAACGCGGGCACCGGAATATCCATTTCAGGTACAGAACAGGGAGATCCAGATGAGTGGTCAAAACTGATCGATATCAACATCAAAGCCTTGTTATGGACGGCCAAGTTAACTCTACCCAACTTGCGTGAGACCAAGGGGCATTTTATTTTAACCAGCTCAGTGGCCGGGCGTACGGCACATAAAGGTTCCATTTACGGTGCCAGTAAATGGTTTGCTTATGGCTTTGGTCAGAACTTGGCTGAAGAAATGGCTCAATGGGGCGGACGCTGCACCACCATTGCCCCTGGCATGGTCAACACTGCGTTTTTTGATGAGCCTAAACCCGATAAATTAGACCCGGTTGATGTCGCTGAAGCGGTACTATTTGCTATTGAAGCTGAGCAGCGTTGTAATGTGCGTGAAATCTTTCTGATGCCAACCCACTAATAAACGGGCGACGTCCATATATCTGTTACCACAGCCCCGAATGGTCGTTAGAGGCGTAAATAAGCAAAAAACTGTCCAGTAATCTCACCCACTAAAGCGTTAGGTTACTGGCATAATGCCATCAGCCCGATTTACTGATTCTTGATTTAATGTTGCCCCGGCGTAACGGCCTCAATATCGACTGGGAGTTGCGCACTTTCAGTCAGGTACCTGTGGTGATGGCCACTGCAGGGTTGACGAGATTGATCGAATTGAGTGCAGACGATTACATCTGTAAACCCTACAGTCCCAGAGAGCGAGTGATTAGAGTTGAAAATATTTTACATCGTTTTAGGAAGGGATTAGTACACTCCATGGATATCCTAAATAATCGATTGATGATCAAAAATGCAGGATGTTGCTCCGGAAAGTGAATGCATTAAATCCATTTACGGTATTAGTTACAAATTAACGCTTTAAAAATCCTTTTTTTCTCCATATTTCCTGCACAGTTGCCCTCTATAGTTTATTCATAAAGAAAATCATTACCTACCAAGGGGGATGATTTTCTAAATAGAATACTTAATTCTCCAACAACAATAAAAGAGGCAACATTATGAAAAAATTACTGTTGATTACCGGCGCTTTATTAATGGCAACAACCCATTCAACCTTTGCCGCGGAGCAAAATCAGAATGCTGCAACCTCGAGAGTCAATAAACATCACATGACATTTGCCCAATTGGATGCAAATGCCGATGGTGTTTTATCTAAAGATGAGGTGCGTGGACGCTTATTAGCAAACTTCGATA is a window from the Psychromonas ingrahamii 37 genome containing:
- a CDS encoding ATP-binding protein — protein: MRLTLFRKLFISLLLISSIMMVGMALLINNSFQTGLQNYLNHRETEEMQVIAEKISQYYSPENGWRMIEEQPYLWTNLLRKVGNHPARERANSHRDRPPQEQFLINPRIFLLNVQGEAVLDRARKMKERNERDQFIKVPIILDEQNIGWIAIIQKEIITGKLTKIFFKQQLNNFYWIAAWAALFSFVVAALLVRHFLQPLKNLGLSVKALQRGDFNYQIPVKGQDELAELSKTFNHLTNTLKLQKVSREQWIADISHELRTPIAVLVSEIEAIEDGIRKPEPKYIKSLHEQVMNLSRLVDDLYQLSLSDAGVLTKNTERVNLTRLLDNIANQNELRLAEKNIHLQRCYDSSKATLLQADPNALSQLILNLFENSYRYTDPDGQLKLTLSQRLNRVELIIEDSAPAVPDDALPKLFERLFRVDKSRSRANGGSGLGLSICQNIVKAQGGEIGADHSPLGGLKIKITLPAKDI
- a CDS encoding response regulator, producing the protein MNYQDKTILIVEDEPALASVLCEYFIQSGFQTHIIDNGLEVIDWVKNYQPDLLILDLMLPGRNGLDIYRELRTFSQVPVVMATARIDEIDRLLGLELGADDYICKPYSPREVVIRVKNILRRSKEGNGTLQGYAGLQIDEQKMMASLNQQTIILTPAEFRLLSVFNKHPEQVFSREQLMTQIYSDGRIVTDRTIDSHIKNLRKKMQDVAPESECIKSIYGIGYKLTL
- a CDS encoding SDR family oxidoreductase, which gives rise to MTKQKIVLITGASSGIGKATAKTLVKSGHKVILTARRQEKLDKLVAMLGEDNALAVAADATQFDALEKVVKAGINKFGRLDVAFANAGTGISISGTEQGDPDEWSKLIDINIKALLWTAKLTLPNLRETKGHFILTSSVAGRTAHKGSIYGASKWFAYGFGQNLAEEMAQWGGRCTTIAPGMVNTAFFDEPKPDKLDPVDVAEAVLFAIEAEQRCNVREIFLMPTH